The Microbacterium luteum genome includes a region encoding these proteins:
- a CDS encoding winged helix-turn-helix transcriptional regulator, with translation MPRYARPANSDYAEDPINALGNVMQATIIGVLRKNPGLTRAEIAEAIELPKMTIANGLEKLIDAGLIIADPPREVAVRGQRVRYTVDDARVTEMVMRLEQVLGEF, from the coding sequence GTGCCTCGATACGCCCGCCCCGCGAACAGTGACTACGCGGAGGATCCCATCAACGCGCTCGGGAACGTCATGCAGGCCACCATCATTGGTGTCCTGCGAAAGAACCCCGGCCTGACGCGCGCGGAGATCGCCGAGGCGATCGAGCTCCCCAAGATGACGATCGCGAACGGACTCGAGAAACTGATCGACGCTGGGCTGATCATCGCCGACCCGCCGCGGGAAGTCGCGGTGCGCGGACAGCGGGTCCGGTACACGGTCGACGACGCGCGAGTCACGGAGATGGTGATGCGGCTCGAGCAGGTGCTCGGGGAGTTCTAG